The following proteins are co-located in the Acinetobacter shaoyimingii genome:
- a CDS encoding bifunctional prephenate dehydrogenase/3-phosphoshikimate 1-carboxyvinyltransferase gives MSQPLFNKVAFIGLGLIGSSLARVIIAENLAKQIVASTRSVKTLEDAKALGIISEGYSNPVDAVKDSDLIVLALPVRATQKILETIQHHILPNAIITDVGSTKGNVVEAAHAVYGAELPIGFVPGHPIAGAEHTGVHAGKVDLFANHKVILTPLPTSAPWAVEKLIRLWQAAKAEVICMDVEKHDEVLAHTSHLPHLMAFNLVEQLANREDNLDIFRYAAGGFRDFSRIAASDPQMWHDIFFANKKAILNAVDGFEQQLAQIRHLIETEDSNALMGLLGHAQAARQHFNHMLAKKPLMEKNNVTQQFTIQPGPKSFQGKFSVPGDKSVSHRSIMFGAIAEGTTHVTGFLEGEDALATLQAFRDMGVNIEGPKNGEVTIHGVGMHGLKAPKGELYMGNSGTSMRLLSGMLSAQKFDSVMTGDASLSKRPMERIAKPLRQMGAQIQTTGERGTPPVSITGNQNLQGIHYDLPMASAQVKSGILLAGLWAQGETSVTEPEPTRDHSERMLRAFGYEVKTEGNRISLQGGGKLVGTNIQVPSDISSAAFFMVGAAITEGSDVTLEAVGINPTRTGVIEILKQMGADLSVENERIAGGEPIADIRIKGSRTLKGIHMPEDQVPLAIDEFPALFIAAACAEGQTILTGAAELRVKESDRIQVMADGLKIMGIDCTPTDDGIIIEGKGKSGEWGAIFNGGEIESHHDHRIAMSFSMAGLRTSGEIKIVGTETVATSFPTFTQLSEQAGLNIQVSEA, from the coding sequence AACAAAGTGGCATTTATCGGACTTGGACTCATTGGTTCAAGTCTGGCACGTGTCATCATTGCAGAAAATTTGGCAAAGCAAATTGTGGCATCGACACGTTCGGTCAAAACACTGGAAGATGCTAAAGCACTCGGTATTATTAGCGAAGGCTATAGCAATCCTGTTGATGCGGTAAAAGATTCTGATCTGATTGTATTGGCATTGCCTGTACGTGCCACACAAAAGATTTTAGAAACCATTCAACATCACATTTTGCCGAATGCCATCATTACTGATGTCGGTAGTACCAAAGGCAATGTGGTTGAAGCAGCGCATGCGGTATATGGGGCAGAACTACCTATTGGTTTTGTGCCCGGCCATCCAATTGCAGGGGCAGAGCATACCGGTGTACATGCAGGTAAAGTCGATTTATTTGCCAACCATAAAGTGATTTTAACGCCACTACCCACCAGTGCACCTTGGGCGGTGGAGAAGCTGATAAGACTCTGGCAAGCGGCCAAAGCAGAAGTGATTTGCATGGATGTCGAAAAGCACGATGAAGTGTTGGCGCATACCAGTCATTTACCGCATTTGATGGCATTTAATTTGGTTGAACAACTGGCAAATCGTGAAGATAATTTAGATATTTTCCGTTATGCGGCAGGTGGCTTTCGAGATTTCTCGCGTATTGCAGCCAGTGACCCGCAAATGTGGCATGACATTTTTTTTGCCAACAAAAAAGCCATTTTAAATGCAGTCGATGGCTTTGAACAGCAACTCGCACAGATCCGACATTTAATAGAAACCGAAGATTCAAATGCATTGATGGGTTTATTGGGACATGCGCAAGCGGCACGTCAACACTTTAATCATATGCTCGCTAAAAAACCTTTGATGGAGAAAAATAACGTGACACAGCAATTTACCATTCAGCCTGGGCCAAAGTCGTTTCAAGGGAAATTTAGCGTTCCGGGGGATAAGTCTGTTTCACACCGCTCGATCATGTTTGGTGCGATTGCAGAAGGCACAACCCATGTTACAGGTTTCCTTGAAGGTGAAGATGCATTGGCGACACTGCAAGCATTTCGTGATATGGGCGTGAACATTGAAGGACCGAAGAATGGTGAAGTGACCATTCATGGTGTCGGGATGCATGGTTTAAAAGCGCCAAAAGGTGAGTTGTATATGGGCAACTCAGGCACATCGATGCGCCTGCTTTCAGGTATGTTGTCTGCGCAAAAATTTGACTCAGTCATGACCGGTGATGCGTCATTGTCAAAACGACCAATGGAACGTATTGCCAAGCCTTTACGTCAAATGGGTGCGCAAATTCAAACCACAGGTGAACGTGGTACGCCACCAGTGTCGATTACAGGCAATCAAAACTTACAAGGTATTCACTACGACTTACCAATGGCATCTGCACAGGTGAAATCAGGGATTTTATTAGCAGGACTTTGGGCGCAAGGTGAAACCTCGGTGACTGAGCCAGAGCCTACACGTGACCACTCTGAACGTATGCTGCGTGCCTTTGGTTATGAAGTCAAAACTGAAGGCAACCGTATTTCACTGCAAGGTGGTGGAAAATTGGTTGGAACAAACATTCAAGTACCTTCAGATATTTCATCTGCGGCATTCTTTATGGTCGGTGCTGCCATTACCGAAGGTTCAGATGTGACACTGGAAGCGGTGGGTATTAACCCAACCCGTACTGGTGTCATTGAAATCCTCAAACAGATGGGTGCAGACCTGAGCGTTGAAAATGAACGTATTGCTGGGGGTGAACCAATTGCAGATATTCGTATCAAAGGTTCACGTACGTTGAAAGGCATTCATATGCCTGAAGATCAAGTGCCACTGGCAATTGATGAATTCCCTGCATTGTTTATTGCAGCTGCATGTGCAGAAGGTCAAACAATTTTAACTGGCGCTGCTGAGCTACGTGTCAAAGAGTCTGACCGTATTCAAGTCATGGCAGATGGCTTAAAGATTATGGGTATCGACTGCACACCAACTGATGATGGCATCATCATTGAAGGGAAGGGTAAGTCTGGCGAGTGGGGTGCAATTTTCAATGGTGGTGAAATTGAATCACACCATGACCACCGTATTGCTATGAGTTTCTCGATGGCAGGTCTACGTACTTCAGGTGAAATTAAAATTGTGGGGACTGAAACCGTTGCAACCAGTTTCCCAACATTTACCCAGTTGTCAGAACAAGCGGGCTTGAATATTCAAGTCTCTGAGGCTTAA
- a CDS encoding LysE family translocator — protein sequence MFSQIGLYIFSLGLAALIPGPGMTGLLFKTLSQNSKQAFLMLMGLITGDLIYLLFSIFGINLILKIYSSFFNFVLILSALYLIYLSCQFWLYDYSNALASTTKSSKNHKFSSYYEGLRLTLSNPKTISFYLALVPAIFSVHQKIPAHLFVLILISTVFTLIIVGAAYIIFATKLKSKLHNPRVLHIVFKLTAIFMFGLAIKLLNQL from the coding sequence ATGTTCTCACAGATTGGCTTATATATATTTAGTTTAGGTTTAGCTGCACTTATCCCCGGTCCAGGTATGACAGGATTGCTTTTCAAAACACTCAGTCAAAATTCTAAACAAGCATTTTTGATGCTCATGGGGCTCATAACGGGTGACTTAATTTATTTGTTGTTTTCAATTTTTGGAATAAATTTAATACTAAAAATATATTCTTCTTTTTTTAATTTTGTCCTTATCTTATCAGCCTTATATCTCATCTATTTATCTTGTCAGTTTTGGCTATACGACTATTCAAATGCATTAGCTTCGACAACTAAATCTTCGAAAAATCATAAGTTTTCATCATATTATGAGGGTTTAAGACTCACCTTAAGCAATCCAAAAACCATCAGTTTCTACTTAGCCTTAGTTCCTGCTATTTTTTCAGTTCATCAAAAAATTCCAGCTCATTTATTTGTTCTTATTCTGATTTCAACAGTGTTTACGCTAATAATTGTTGGTGCTGCATACATCATTTTCGCAACCAAACTAAAGTCAAAATTGCATAATCCGCGCGTACTACACATTGTCTTCAAGCTTACCGCCATATTTATGTTTGGTCTTGCAATCAAACTTCTTAATCAACTTTAG